In a genomic window of Flavobacterium sp. KACC 22761:
- a CDS encoding DUF3857 domain-containing protein, which translates to MKKNFLKTIFTFVALLCTSVFFAQDYSFKNYDWNEKDVKIEVPKKYENEKEFILNRTIKIEVAVDKNNVTQFRLIHEKKYINSDDAIERNNKIYIPFGDNENVLVTKVRVILKNGKIISLDKQDIKEEVDQEKGMKYNYFAMNGLEKGAVIEKLYVLQEMPDLKGNTIKMQDEYPIADFNFELITPAHLIFKTKSYNGLSEAVVDDKKLENKKVISVTEKDIPALKDDEEYSNWDVKLKLFRYKLDANLFTGGKNLNNFKEFATMTYERINPVLDKKQEKAIASFCSSIPESKDPQEQIWNIENKIKKTIIYDKYTDMKPSLTDVISTKQANSVDIIKLYVAVFKYFKIEQNLVFTSSRYKVPFDKDFESYENLNDFLFYFPAIKKYLSPTEIEYRLPLFPNYLGNNNGLFIKEKVFAGVSMGIGEVNFIEIPGTEITHDFMDITVDFTKDLENPTITSIMTYGGYSGMNFQPIKDFVSADQYKTMLKSISENYTLQSEYKTLTTENDGTEFIGKKPYKLNLTFDGKDMIQKAGENYLFSVGQTIGRQMEFYQENKRVLPVEIDYPHYYTRKIKIVLPEGAKIKNLDKFVMDFKTDLNGKTEAAFTSNYSQNKNEVIVENTEFYNIVNYPLSSFDQYKAVINAAADFNKIVVIVTQ; encoded by the coding sequence ATGAAAAAAAACTTCCTTAAAACCATTTTTACCTTTGTCGCATTACTGTGTACATCAGTCTTTTTTGCGCAAGATTATAGTTTCAAAAATTACGATTGGAATGAAAAAGATGTAAAAATCGAGGTTCCAAAAAAATATGAAAACGAGAAAGAATTCATTCTAAATCGTACTATAAAAATTGAAGTTGCTGTTGATAAAAACAATGTAACACAATTTCGCTTGATTCATGAAAAAAAATACATCAATTCTGATGATGCAATCGAGCGCAACAACAAAATCTATATTCCTTTTGGCGACAACGAAAATGTGCTTGTTACTAAAGTTCGCGTCATTCTGAAAAATGGAAAAATCATCAGCTTAGATAAACAAGACATTAAAGAAGAAGTTGATCAAGAAAAAGGAATGAAATACAACTATTTTGCGATGAACGGACTTGAAAAAGGAGCTGTAATCGAAAAACTGTATGTGTTGCAAGAAATGCCAGATTTAAAAGGAAATACCATCAAAATGCAAGATGAATATCCTATTGCTGACTTTAATTTTGAATTGATCACGCCAGCGCATCTTATTTTTAAAACAAAATCTTATAATGGTTTAAGCGAAGCTGTTGTGGATGACAAAAAATTGGAAAATAAAAAAGTAATCAGTGTTACTGAAAAAGATATTCCAGCTCTAAAAGATGATGAAGAATACTCCAACTGGGATGTGAAGCTTAAACTTTTCCGATACAAATTGGATGCAAATTTATTCACCGGAGGAAAAAACTTGAATAATTTCAAGGAATTTGCGACAATGACTTACGAGAGAATTAATCCTGTTTTAGATAAAAAACAAGAAAAAGCGATCGCATCTTTCTGCAGTTCAATTCCAGAATCAAAAGACCCTCAGGAACAAATTTGGAATATCGAGAATAAAATCAAAAAAACAATCATTTACGACAAATATACCGACATGAAGCCTTCGCTGACTGATGTAATCAGTACAAAACAAGCAAATAGTGTTGATATCATAAAATTATATGTTGCTGTTTTCAAATACTTTAAAATAGAGCAAAATCTAGTTTTCACTTCTAGTCGTTACAAAGTTCCTTTTGACAAAGATTTTGAAAGCTATGAAAACTTAAATGATTTCTTGTTTTATTTTCCTGCCATCAAAAAATACCTTTCGCCAACTGAAATCGAATACCGTTTGCCTTTATTTCCAAATTATTTAGGAAACAACAATGGTTTATTCATAAAAGAGAAAGTTTTTGCAGGCGTTTCAATGGGAATTGGAGAAGTTAATTTTATTGAAATTCCAGGAACAGAAATTACGCATGATTTTATGGATATTACGGTAGATTTTACAAAAGACCTTGAAAATCCAACAATTACAAGCATTATGACTTACGGAGGATATTCTGGAATGAATTTTCAGCCTATCAAAGATTTCGTTTCGGCAGATCAATACAAAACCATGCTGAAAAGTATTTCTGAAAATTATACGCTTCAAAGCGAATATAAAACGCTTACCACAGAAAATGACGGAACAGAATTTATTGGCAAAAAACCATACAAACTGAACTTGACTTTTGATGGAAAAGATATGATTCAGAAAGCGGGAGAAAATTATTTGTTTTCTGTTGGACAAACGATCGGAAGACAAATGGAATTCTACCAAGAAAACAAACGTGTTCTTCCTGTAGAGATTGATTATCCGCACTATTACACCCGCAAAATAAAAATTGTTTTGCCTGAAGGAGCAAAAATCAAAAACTTGGATAAGTTTGTAATGGACTTCAAGACCGATTTAAACGGCAAAACGGAAGCTGCTTTTACCAGCAATTATTCGCAAAACAAAAATGAGGTTATTGTTGAAAACACCGAATTTTACAATATTGTAAACTACCCTTTGTCAAGTTTCGATCAATACAAAGCCGTAATCAACGCTGCCGCAGATTTTAATAAAATTGTGGTTATTGTAACGCAGTAA